From a single Brettanomyces bruxellensis chromosome 7, complete sequence genomic region:
- a CDS encoding uncharacterized protein (BUSCO:EOG092643QW), translating to MAYYQQGLNNNSNANIYTQQNMGNGFNQLGVQQNSGFFNSGNTESSNMPTGSMQTSLNFNETSGEHNPNQLSKGLLAAFSTSGYPGEPPLLEELGVNFGHIKGKTLAVLGFKSRSISEDVIQDSDLAGPILFCLLFGILLLLSGKTHFGYIYGIALFGTISLHLLFRLMSNNSGPGGLDLLRTASVLGYCLLPLVLLSALAVVHDLDNTFGYVLGIIAIFWCTYSSSAFFVRVLQLTNARLLVAYPLAMFYSVFALMAIFVEKKV from the coding sequence ATGGCTTATTATCAACAGGGATTAAACAATAATAGCAATGccaatatatatacacaGCAGAATATGGGCAATGGTTTCAATCAACTGGGTGTCCAGCAGAATTCTGGCTTCTTTAATTCTGGAAACACGGAAAGTTCTAATATGCCAACTGGATCAATGCAGACATCCTTGAACTTTAATGAGACTTCAGGGGAGCATAATCCGAACCAACTTAGCAAGGGTTTATTGgctgcattttcaacatccgGATATCCGGGAGAGCCCCCATTATTAGAGGAATTGGGTGTAAACTTTGGCCACATCAAAGGGAAAACGCTGGCAGTCCTAGGGTTTAAATCAAGAAGTATTAGTGAAGATGTGATTCAGGATTCAGATCTAGCGGGtccaattcttttttgcctCCTATTTggaattcttcttctcctttcaGGCAAGACGCATTTTGGATACATATATGGTATTGCACTTTTTGGTACTATTTCATTACATTTATTGTTCAGACTAATGTCTAACAACTCTGGTCCTGGAGGGCTTGATCTGCTTAGAACAGCTTCTGTTTTAGGGTACTGCCTTCTTCCATTAGTATTACTCAGTGCATTGGCGGTTGTGCACGATTTAGACAACACTTTTGGATACGTATTAGGAATTATTGCAATTTTCTGGTGCACATACTCGTCATCAGCATTTTTCGTGAGGGTTTTACAGCTAACGAATGCAAGATTACTAGTAGCATATCCATTAGCAATGTTTTATTCTGTTTTTGCGCTCATGGCAATATTTgtggagaagaaagtttGA
- a CDS encoding uncharacterized protein (BUSCO:EOG09262X7T): MPEKSGKEVRYRNNLQKRKKQRVILRLKPLSCSQHDLDSKAEAPTLESKKTIDGTSYGTTEEVPYDKRGFKYTPCRPNPYFHSTKYSTTDLPPYKARLSYFDRSQDTLLNKNMDEATVEHGWRSCRTNIGFREGKWYVEYKLLKSNDGKSNVRFGIARKEASVEAPVGYDGYGYGFRDKGGEKVHLSKPIKFLQGGEEFHSGDVIGLLVELPDMKTQMEIAKRQIRDRTTTDPEEEEKLEEQNIAEKEKKNNENLDEPDFTQVGVIRDAVPIKYRNKLFFEQYEYTYSMPMDHLLYPVTVFGEKAVRDKKKFKPAKLPNSRITLYKNGEKKGVAFEGLFAFLPPCSEQEQLNINLHREYNKFYVGRDDGSLGYYPMVSCFDGGRVRINTSGVLECVPEDLKQDLNGGSIQLFSSRYNGVIVEGYTYDLVDETVNRYLDRMESILKANS; encoded by the coding sequence ATGCCAGAGAAATCCGGTAAAGAAGTAAGATATAGAAACAATTTacagaagaggaagaagcagaGAGTCATTTTACGACTAAAGCCGTTATCTTGTTCACAGCATGATTTGGATTCTAAAGCAGAAGCTCCTACTTTAGAGTcgaaaaaaacaattgaCGGCACTTCATATGGAACAACAGAGGAGGTTCCGTACGATAAACGGGGATTTAAGTACACACCATGTCGTCCaaatccatattttcactCAACAAAATATTCTACGACAGATCTTCCTCCCTACAAAGCAAGATTATCATATTTCGATCGATCACAAGACACGCTGCTGAATAAAAACATGGATGAAGCTACGGTAGAACATGGATGGAGAAGCTGTAGAACAAATATAGGATTCAGAGAGGGCAAGTGGTATGTGGAGTACAAATTATTGAAGTCAAACGATGGTAAAAGCAACGTTCGTTTTGGTATAGCACGTAAAGAAGCCAGCGTTGAAGCACCAGTGGGATATGATGGATATGGCTATGGATTTCGGGACAAAGGAGGTGAAAAGGTTCACTTAAGCAAGCCAATCAAATTTCTACAGGGTGGGGAGGAGTTCCACTCAGGTGATGTTATTGGGCTTCTTGTGGAATTACCAGATATGAAAACACAAATGGAAATAGCAAAACGTCAAATCAGAGATAGAACAACTACAGATCcagaggaggaggaaaagtTGGAGGAGCAGAATATAGctgagaaagagaagaaaaacaatgAGAATCTCGACGAGCCAGATTTCACCCAGGTTGGTGTAATTAGAGATGCCGTTCCGATTAAGTACAGAAACaaacttttctttgaacaGTATGAGTATACATATTCAATGCCGATGGATCACCTTCTGTATCCTGTGACGGTGTTTGGCGAGAAGGCTGTGCGggataagaagaagttcaagCCGGCAAAGCTTCCAAATTCGAGAATAACACTATACAAGAAcggagaaaagaaaggtgTGGCATTTGAAGGactttttgcatttctaCCGCCATGCTCTGAACAAGAGCAACTCAACATCAATCTTCACAGAGAGTACAACAAGTTCTATGTGGGAAGAGATGATGGCTCGTTGGGGTATTATCCTATGGTAAGCTGCTTCGATGGTGGTAGAGTCAGGATCAATACTTCCGGTGTATTAGAATGTGTGCCGGAAGACTTAAAACAGGATCTTAACGGTGGCAGCATTCAACTATTCAGCAGCAGGTACAATGGTGTTATAGTTGAGGGCTACACATACGATCTCGTGGACGAGACTGTAAACAGATACCTCGATCGGATGGAAAGTATACTTAAAGCAAATTCATAG
- a CDS encoding uncharacterized protein (BUSCO:EOG09262WQX), with translation MTVQEQIPIWIDCDPGQDDIVAITLAAYNPHFKLVGLSTVHGNAELTYTTRNALRFLTALNKMDIPVYPGSSSSLHGNIDGAPEVHGKTGLNGSKLLPEPGYKAERHEDFFPALKKQIEKYNGKLCIAAIAPLTNLALFFGKYPELKNQIHFLTVMGGGFKRFNRNEVAEFNIFDDSQAAHDIFEDEVLSQHILLAPLDTTSTVRATANIRKQVLGSESVVLASNFRALMYQLVHFFYLKVKERKGPDYVGPSVHDPVAIASLLEVCGFEKKLNCRYISRAVDVIVDGKEDGATKMLAENEFPGRTIKILTDLNREKFWQLILDAYAEADKNAYINGLDRQKLIEGYKP, from the coding sequence ATGACTGTTCAGGAACAGATCCCAATATGGATAGACTGTGATCCAGGACAAGACGATATAGTGGCAATAACATTGGCCGCTTATAATCCACATTTTAAGTTGGTTGGTTTGTCAACCGTTCATGGTAATGCTGAACTAACTTATACAACAAGAAATGCACTCAGATTTTTAACAGCCTTGAACAAAATGGACATACCTGTTTATCCAGGAAGTTCGAGCTCATTACATGGGAACATAGATGGTGCTCCTGAAGTCCACGGGAAAACAGGACTTAATGGATCAAAATTATTACCAGAACCAGGATATAAAGCAGAAAGACACGAGGATTTCTTTCCAGCATTAAAAAAACAGATAGAGAAATATAACGGGAAGCTATGTATAGCGGCTATAGCACCGTTAACCAACTTGGCGTTGTTTTTTGGAAAGTACCCGGAGTTGAAGAATCAAATTCACTTTTTAACGGTAATGGGAGGAGGCTTCAAGCGATTTAACCGAAACGAAGTTGCTGAattcaatatatttgacGATTCACAAGCAGCTCATgacatttttgaagatgaagtcTTGTCGCAACATATTTTATTGGCACCATTAGACACTACTTCAACAGTTAGAGCTACGGCCAACATTCGTAAACAAGTTCTTGGTAGTGAATCTGTTGTGCTTGCCTCCAATTTTAGAGCTTTAATGTACCAATTAGTCCACTTTTTTTACTTGAAAGTCAAGGAGCGCAAAGGACCAGATTATGTTGGACCGAGCGTTCATGATCCGGTCGCTATTGCTTCTCTTCTAGAAGTATGCGGCTTCGAAAAAAAACTTAACTGCAGGTACATAAGCAGGGCTGTTGATGTTATTGttgatggaaaagaagatggagCTACCAAAATGCTCGCTGAAAACGAATTTCCAGGAAGAACCATCAAGATATTAACTGATTTAAATAGAGAGAAATTCTGGCAATTGATATTGGATGCCTATGCAGAGGCTGATAAGAATGCTTACATTAATGGATTAGATAGGCAAAAACTGATTGAAGGATACAAGCCatga
- a CDS encoding uncharacterized protein (BUSCO:EOG092613QA), whose product MNTQNQRKLRCKVCGNTEFTREYHTASSDLACTKCGTVLEENPIVSEVTFAETSNGGAMIQGSFVGSDQAHANFGNNRGSLDSREQTLANGRKRIKNVASALGIQDYISDAAYQWFQLALTNNFVQGRRSQNVVAACLYIACRKEKTHHMLIDFSSRLQVSVFAVGATFLKMVKALHITDLPLIDPSLFIQHFADKLDFGRAKLKVINDALKLARRMDDNWLYEGRRPSGIAGACILLAARMNNFHRTHSEIVAVSHVGTSTIQKRLWEFQKTYSSNLSIEKFRKNEKVRASLPPSFIKDRTIEKKRKKAIRESEKLEDSYLEDPILSALLEDSDVTEEEIKYHIKVVLKRQLKKNCNGVNGKLTNSKDAVKIVPQIDSDDEYINGEGNEDELDGAMKQMIEKNKPKNLAKYLPKTEDLLKTVPDDSDLSDVDDLEIDNILLTDKESKLKEQIWVGNNQDYLLEQEKRRLKEESDKIAGHTAHVKKRRKRSGKDSAQAGTHDYGAYLQGDNSRLGLSDTMGAAITPADNARQLIQKKSLSKKINYAAVNELFNDS is encoded by the coding sequence ATGAATACGCAGAATCAGCGTAAGCTGAGATGTAAGGTGTGTGGGAATACTGAATTCACTAGAGAGTATCACACTGCATCATCTGATTTGGCATGTACTAAATGTGGTACAGTGTTGGAAGAGAATCCTATTGTGTCTGAGGTGACATTCGCCGAGACATCAAATGGAGGAGCAATGATCCAGGGTTCTTTTGTGGGATCGGATCAGGCACATGCaaattttggaaacaaTAGAGGGTCTTTGGACTCGAGAGAGCAAACCCTGgcaaatggaagaaaaagaataaagaatGTTGCATCAGCTTTGGGTATTCAAGATTACATTTCTGATGCAGCTTATCAGTGGTTTCAACTTGCCCTAACAAATAACTTTGTTCAAGGAAGAAGATCGCAGAATGTTGTTGCGGCATGCCTATACATTGCATgtagaaaagagaaaacaCATCATATGCTTATAGACTTTTCGTCTCGTCTTCAGGTCTCTGTTTTTGCCGTGGGTGCGacctttttgaaaatggtCAAAGCCTTACATATTACAGATTTACCACTTATTGATCCGTCACTTTTCATTCAGCATTTTGCAGATAAGCTCGACTTTGGAAGGGCCAAATTAAAGGTTATAAATGACGCATTAAAGCTTGCTAGGAGGATGGATGATAACTGGCTTTATGAAGGTAGAAGGCCTTCAGGTATCGCCGGTGCATGCATTCTGTTGGCTGCAAGAATGAACAATTTTCACAGAACACATTCTGAAATTGTTGCAGTGTCTCATGTTGGAACATCCACTATTCAGAAGAGATTGTGGGAGTTTCAGAAAACGTATTCTTCGAATTTGTCGATCGAAAAGTTTAGAAAGAACGAAAAGGTGCGTGCAAGCCTTCCCCCTTCATTCATTAAGGATAGAACAATAGAGAAGAAACGTAAGAAAGCAATCAGGGAGTCAGAGAAGCTCGAGGATTCATACTTAGAGGATCCAATTCTTTCAGCTTTACTTGAAGATAGTGATGTGACAGAGGAGGAAATTAAGTATCATATCAAAGTGGTTTTAAAAAGGCaattaaagaagaattgtAACGGAGTGAACGGAAAGCTGACAAATTCAAAGGATGCAGTGAAAATAGTCCCGCAAATCGACTCTGATGATGAATACATCAATGGAGAAGGTAACGAGGATGAATTAGATGGAGCGATGAAACAAATGATAGAGAAGAATAAGCCTAAAAATTTGGCCAAATACTTACCGAAAACCGAGGACTTACTTAAAACTGTTCCGGATGACAGTGATTTATCAGATGTTGATGACCTTGAAATTGACAACATTCTTTTAACGGATAAAGAGAGTAAACTAAAAGAGCAGATTTGGGTTGGAAACAATCAGGATTACTTGTTGGAACAGGAAAAGCGTAGGCTTAAGGAGGAATCAGACAAAATTGCAGGACATACTGCACACGttaagaagagaagaaaacgCAGTGGTAAGGATAGTGCACAGGCTGGAACTCATGACTATGGTGCTTATCTTCAAGGTGACAATTCAAGACTTGGCCTTTCAGATACAATGGGAGCTGCTATTACACCAGCTGACAACGCTCGACAGCTTATCCAGAAAAAATCGCTTAGTAAAAAAATCAACTACGCTGCAGTTAATGAGTTGTTTAATGACAGTTGA
- a CDS encoding uncharacterized protein (BUSCO:EOG09262UAS), with translation MSKAVPLGQLKRINSRYNIFTSIRLPLQNLSSDHSTKLRASIKDNFCTTKEPTTCSSRILDGYISPFDSTVANILENSGSTTIIGKTNLDEFGMGNSTLNSHFGPTLNPLYPQKHDIVCGYTENAFWTLKSNNSINAEILHEKPKDPSRYLEHRYLRPKHRTDYKIDPKMRIVGGSSGGAAASVASNLVDFAIGSDTGGSIRLPACYTSTFGYKPSYGRISRWGLVPYAQSLDTVGIISKRIELISQIFKQLDVHDKNDPTSLASNKRIGDKDRWEKDGEKFKVGIPIEFLLSDMRPGIRKVWSRFLGLLRNCKLIDIYPISIPSIKIALPAYYTLVTAEASSNLSRFDGIRYGYRSDKFSDTVPEFTETRYRGFGKEVRRRIILGTFSLSSYGYDSHFMKATKLRSRLVNEFNSVFKDRHVLFPNDNINAEGVDFIICPTSVSIPPLVCNYSKMRVVDSYLNDVLTIPASLAGIPTLNIPFGGESRGFQIMAQYGYDYKVLYFAKKVLENL, from the coding sequence aTGTCGAAGGCTGTACCCTTGGGCCAATTAAAACGAATTAATAGCAGGTACAATATTTTTACAAGTATTCGACTACCACTCCAAAATTTGTCTTCGGACCATAGCACAAAGTTGAGGGCATCAATAAAGGACAATTTCTGTACTACGAAAGAGCCAACAACATGTTCATCAAGAATTTTGGATGGATATATCTCACCTTTTGATTCGACGGTTGCTAATATTTTAGAGAATAGTGGTTCTACTACCATAATTGGGAAAACGAACCTTGATGAATTTGGCATGGGAAATTCGACTCTTAACTCGCATTTTGGGCCTACATTGAATCCTTTATATCCTCAAAAGCATGATATAGTGTGCGGTTACACtgaaaatgctttttgGACCTTGAAAAGCAATAATTCTATTAATGCTGAAATTCTTCATGAAAAGCCAAAGGATCCATCACGCTACCTAGAGCACCGCTATTTAAGGCCGAAACACAGAACAGATTATAAAATTGATCCAAAAATGAGAATTGTTGGTGGATCATCTGGTGGGGCTGCAGCATCTGTTGCATCTAATTTGGTAGATTTTGCAATCGGATCGGATACTGGAGGATCCATTCGTCTCCCTGCTTGTTATACATCCACATTCGGATATAAACCATCATATGGACGAATATCTAGATGGGGCTTGGTTCCATATGCCCAGAGCTTAGATACAGTTGGCATAATCTCAAAACGAATTGAGTTAATTAGCCAAATATTTAAACAGTTGGATGTTcatgataaaaatgatCCAACATCGCTTGCTAGTAATAAAAGAATTGGCGATAAAGATAGATGGGAAAAAGATGGTGAGAAGTTTAAGGTTGGTATACCAATTGAGTTTTTACTCAGTGATATGCGCCCAGGTATAAGAAAGGTGTGGAGCCGTTTCTTGGGACTGTTGAGAAACTGCAAACTAATTGATATTTATCCGATTTCAATTCCCTCAATAAAAATTGCACTTCCGGCATATTATACTCTAGTTACTGCAGAggcatcttcaaatttatcTCGGTTTGATGGAATTAGATATGGTTATAGATCAGATAAATTTAGTGATACCGTTCCTGAGTTTACCGAAACTAGATACAGAGGATTTGGTAAGGAGGTCCGAAGAAGAATTATTTTAGGAACGTTTTCCCTTTCATCTTATGGATACGACAGTCATTTTATGAAGGCTACGAAGCTCAGATCAAGATTGGTTAATGAGTTTAATTCTGTGTTCAAAGACAGGCATGTACTTTTTCCAAATGACAATATTAATGCCGAGGGGGTGGATTTCATCATATGCCCTACATCTGTTTCTATTCCTCCACTTGTGTGCAATTATTCTAAAATGAGGGTTGTTGATTCATACCTTAATGATGTTTTAACTATTCCTGCATCTCTAGCCGGAATCCCAACTTTAAATATTCCATTTGGCGGAGAATCTAGAGGATTTCAAATCATGGCACAGTATGGATACGATTACAAAGTCCTTTACTTCGCCAAAAAAGTGCTAGAAAACTTATAG